The following proteins are co-located in the Manihot esculenta cultivar AM560-2 chromosome 9, M.esculenta_v8, whole genome shotgun sequence genome:
- the LOC122724710 gene encoding uncharacterized protein LOC122724710 produces MFEDLKQAHHHLEKSREDARANVAVKNQYKLEVIELFACCKEYEVAIMDMCKKNEGVIRTMYQKYLQSNEHQSKILNSTMHFYASSYNLGLKADRDELNKPLSSLRLAECDSDGENMLYSPNDLPIKKPAKTPVSKTLASKAPTTSSQSISGKRSDPTGQMTINPLIPEAVDAQVSPSRDVIFADPTVGTAHAIPAISGIEPDLASELASSGKG; encoded by the coding sequence ATGTTTGAAGATTTGAAGCAAGCTCATCATCACTTGGAGAAGTCTCGAGAGGATGCTCGCGCCAATGTAGCTGTGAAGAATCAGTACAAATTGGAGGTAATTGAGCTCTTTGCCTGTTGCAAAGAATATGAGGTGGCCATAATGGATATGTGCAAGAAAAATGAGGGGGTCATTAGGACTATGTATCAGAAATATTTGCAGTCTAATGAGCACCAGTCCAAAATTCTCAACTCTACTATGCATTTTTATGCTAGCAGTTATAATTTGGGATTGAAGGCCGATCGTGACGAGCTGAACAAGCCTCTTAGTTCTCTTCGACTAGCTGAGTGTGATTCTGATGGTGAGAACATGCTATATAGTCCTAACGACTTGCCAATTAAGAAGCCTGCCAAGACCCCTGTCTCAAAGACCTTGGCTTCCAAAGCTCCTACCACCTCTTCACAGAGTATTTCAGGGAAGCGTAGTGATCCAACCGGTCAGATGACTATTAATCCCCTTATTCCAGAGGCTGTAGATGCCCAAGTTTCTCCCTCAAGAGATGTTATTTTTGCAGACCCGACAGTTGGGACTGCTCATGCCATTCCTGCCATCTCCGGAATTGAGCCTGACTTGGCTAGTGAACTTGCTTCCTCTGGGAAAGGTTGA